The region TGGGGATTCATGCCCCAGCTGCTGCACTATTTCGATGAGTGGAACGGTGTTATGCTGTGGACAAATGCGGACCAGGACGATCTGGGTTATCTGCTGCGCAGCAGCGATGGCGGACAGACGTATGAAAAGCTCTCCCTGAACGAAAATGTCAACTGGTCCGACTGGTACTGGCATTCCCGTGACCTCGCATGGGCATACGGGTATGGCGGACTCATCAGGCGCAATGACAGCGGCGGACTCGTGTCAGCTGATCCACTCGCTGCACTGCCCTCCCTCCTGCAGCTCCAGCCCGGCTATCCCAATCCCTGGTCCCGCACAAGGCACAGCACGGTTACCGTGCCCTTCACCCTCAGCAGCTCCGCCCCGGTACAGCTCACACTGTACGACATGCTCGGGCGTCCCGCAACCGTGATGGATCAGGGACTGCTGTCCCCCGGATTCCATCAGGTCACCATCGACCGCTCCCGGCTCGTCACCCTGGCACCCGGACTCTATCTCTACCGCCTCAGCGCCGGCGATGCCTCCCGCACCGGACGACTGGTCGTCAAGTAGGTGTTTGCGCTGACGCGCAGTTGTTTGCGCAGATGCGCAGGTGTTTCCCGCTGCGTTCGTCCCACTTCGCGGGAGAACTTCGCGGGAGGTGTTTGCGCTGATGCGCAGGTCTTGCCGAATACGTCCCGCGAAGCGGGACGACAACTCCCCCGCAACGCGGGGGAAACGACACAGCGACCTGTCCGCCGAAGTTCGAGCGGAGCGAGAACGAAGGGGGAGCTGTGATAACAGCCTCGCAAGCAAAAAAAAACCGCCAATCCTAGAAGATTGGCGGTTTATTTTTGCTTGCGAGGTATTACTTACCGTTGCCTTCGATTTCCCAGGTGGCGCCGTTGTGGAGGAGGGCGTTGAGGTCGCCCGCGCCCTCCTTTTCGATGGCGAGCTGGACATGTTTATCCAGTTCTTCTTCGTAGGTGGGACGTTCGATGTCGAGGAAGACGCCCAGCGGCATGGGGAAGTCAGGCTGGTCGTTCATGTGGCCGAGGATGAAGGCCAGTTCCTTCGACTTTTCGTCATGCACGAGCAGGTCGCTTTCGCTGTAGTCGTCGAGCGACACAATCTGGGGACGGAAGCCGTCGAGGCGGATACCCTTGTCGCGGTTGTTGCCGAACACCAGCGGTTTGCCATGTTCGAGCAGGACGGTGTTGTCGCCGCGGGTTTCCTTGTTTGTATAGATATCGTAGGCTTTGTCGTTGAAAATGACACAGTTCTGCAGCAGGTCAATGAACGACGTACCCTTGTGCTGGGCCATGCGCAGCAGCATTTCCTTCAGGTGCTTCGGATCGCGGTCCATCGAACGCGCGACGAATGTGCCTTCGGCGCCGAGCGCGATGAGCACGGGATTGAAGGGATGATCGATCACGCCCTGGGGCGAGGTTTTCGTCTTCTGGCCATGCTGTGAGGTCGGGGAATACTGTCCCTTCGTCAGCGCGTAGATGCGGTTGTTGAACATCATGACATTGATGTCAACGTTGCGGCGCAGGGCATGGATGAAGTGATTGCCGCCGATGGAGAGGCAGTCGCCGTCACCGGTGGAAACCCAGACCGACAGCTTGGGATGTCCCGCTTTGAGTCCGGAGGCGATGGCGAGCGCGCGTCCATGGATGCCGTGGAAGCCGTACGTGCTCATGTAATACGGGAAACGGCTGGAGCAGCCGATACCCGCGATCACGGCGATGTCTTCCTTTTTCACCCCGATTTCGGGGAGGGTGCGCTGCAGCTGTGAGAGCATGGAATAGTCACCGCAACCCGGACACCAGCGAACATCCTGATCGGAAGCGAGGTCCTTCGGGGTAAGTTTCTTTACCTGGTCGTCGAGCTGTTCTTTTGTTGCTTCTTCGTTACTCATGTATTCCTCGCACGCTTAAATACTTTTCAGGATTTCGTTCGCCTTGTCCTCAATCTCGCCCGGAGTGAAGGGCAGACCCTGCACCTTGGAATAGGTGATGGTGTCAATGCGGTACTGTGCGCGCAGCAGGAAGGCCAGCTGTCCGAGATTCAGCTCGGGGATGAGCACTTTCTTGTAGCGGCGCAGCATGTCGCCCAGGTTTTTCGGGAAGGGATTGAGATGCTTGACGTGGATGTGCGCGACGGACTTGCCGTCACTCTGCAAACGTTCGACGGCGGAACGAATGGCACCGTAGGTACCGCCCCAGCCGACAATGGCGAGCTCGCCTTCGTCCGCACCGAAGACGGTCTGGTCGGGGATATCGTTGGCGATATTCGCGACCTTGCGATCACGCATTTCCACCATGAACTGGTGATTCGCCGGATCGTGACTCACGTTGCCGGTGATGTGCTGCTTCTCGAGTCCACCAATACGATGTTCGAAGCCTTCCATGCCGGGCACCGCCCAGGGACGGGAAAGATGCTCGTCGCGGACGTACGGCTTGAAATTCTCGGGATCGGTCGCGAAAGGCACGGAGATGTCGGGCAGGTCTTCGGCGTTCGGGATGAGCCATGGCTCGGAGCCGTTGGCGATGTAGCCGTCGGTGAGGAGAATGACCGGCGTCATGTACTTGATCGCGAGGCGTGCGGCCTCAAAGGCGCCGTAGAAGCAGCCGGCCGGAGAGCAGGCCGCGATCACGGGAACAGGGGCTTCGCCGTTGCGTCCAAGTATGGCCTGGTACAGGTCTGACTGCTCGGTCTTCGTGGGAAGTCCTGTCGAGGGTCCGCCACGCTGCACGTTGATGATGACCAGCGGCAGCTCGACCATGAGGGCGAGTCCGATGGCTTCGGTTTTCAGCGCCATACCCGGACCCGAGGTGGTCGTGAATGCCAGTGAGCCGCCGTAGGACGCGCCGATCGCGGTACAGATACCGGCGATTTCATCTTCCGCCTGGAACGTGCGGAAGTTGAAGCGTTTCTGATGCGAAAGCTCCTGCAGGATTTCACTTGCGGGGGTAATGGGATAGGAACCGAGGAAGCCCGGCAGACCGGCCTTCTGCGTTGCGGCCACCATGCCGAGTGCCGTGGCTTCGTTGCCCGTCACATTGCGGTAGGTGCCTGCCGGCAGTTCCGCGGGACGCACTTCGTACTGCACGGTAAAAGTCTCGGTAATGTTGCCAAAGTTGTATCCGGCCTTAAGCGCCTTCGTATTGGCATCCGCCACTGCGGGCAGCTTACCGAATTTCTGCTGTATCCATTCAAGCGTCTGATCCATGGGACGATTGTACATCCAGTACAGCAATCCCAGGGCGAAGAAATTCTTCGAACGCATCATATCTTTCTTTGAAAGACCGGTGTCTTCGAGCGCCGCCGTCGTCAAGGTGGTAATGGGCACGGGGAAGACTTTGTAACCCTTCAGCGAGTTGTCTTCCAGAGGGCTCGTATCATACTTGGCGAGTTTCAGGTTCTTGGCATCGAAGGCATCGGTATTGACGATGATATTCCCTCCTTCGTGCAGCAGCTTCAGGTTCACTTTCAGCGCGGCGGGATTCATCGCGACGAGCGTATCGAAACGATCGCCCGGAGTATGAATGGCCTTGCTGCTGAAGTGAATCTGGAAACCGGAGACACCGTAGAGGGTTCCGGCCGGTGCGCGGATTTCGGAGGGGTAGTCGGGGAAGGTGCTGAGATCGTTACCGAGCTGCGCCGTTGTGGAAGTGAACTGGTTTCCGGTCAGCTGCATGCCGTCTCCGGAGTCGCCAGCAAAGCGGATGGTTACCTCATCGACTTCGATGTACTGCACCGATTTGGTTTTTTTTCCGTCCGCCGTTTCAACTGTTGTTGCCATCTTGTTACCTGATCACTGAACAAATGTCCGATAATATTAAATATAGAATGTCCCCATGAAGGGGACAACCTATTTATACAGTATGATCTTTTTTTCTGGCGCGCGTATTATGTGCTGTCAGAGGGTCAGGATTCGAGCCTCGTCACCCATACCTTGACCTTTGCCATGACATTGGTATGCAGCTTGATCTTGACCGTATAGATACCGAGAACCTTGATGGGTTCGTCGATTTCAATCTTGCGACGATCGATGTTGAAGCCCTTTTCCGCGAGCTTCTCCGCGATCATTTCCTTGGTGACGGAACCGAACAACTTGTCTTCCTCACCGACCTGCATGGGAATGGTGATGGCATTCTCATGCTTTTCGAGTTCGGCTGCGAGGGATTCTGCATCCTTGAGTTCACGGTTCATCTTGACCTGCAGGCGCTTGCGCTCCTGTTCGAGGACCTGCATGTTGCCTTCGGTCGCGACATAGGCCATACCACGGGGCAGCAGGTAATTGCGTGCGTACCCGTCCTTGACCGACACGACTTCACCCATGTTGCCAAGGGTTTCAATGTTCTGACGAAGGATTACTTTCATGATTATCTCCAGTCGGGAATCGTTAATTGCTCTCTAAAATCTGTATGGTCAGGAATCGTCGCCTGACCGGGAAAATGAGTCTGCGTCGAGATTGAAGAAACTGTCGTCGCCGTCGAATACGAACAGGTGATCGTCGTCTTCACCCTCACTGAACTCGTGGTGATCATGACCGTTGCCGTTGTGGCGCTGAAACTTGTTGAGAAACTGGATGCGCCGTGCCTTGACTTCAAGGATGCTCCGGTGACTGCCATCTTCCGTGCGCCAGTTGCGCGTCTGCAGTTCACCTTCCACGAGCACCGCGCTGCCTTTCCGCAGACGCTGGTTGCAGCTTTCGGCAAGTTTGTTCCAGGCGACGATGCCGATATAGCACACGTCTTCCTGCCAGTTATTGTTTCTATCCTTGTACCGCCTGTTCGAGGCGATGGAAAAATTGACGACGGGCGTATTGTTGGATGTCGTGCGGAACACCGGATCCTTGGTCAGATTACCAACGATCAAAACGTAGTTCAGTTCCGGCATCTTGAGATCTGCCATTGAGCATCCTCATCATTTCGAGTTCATCTACATCGCGTCCGGCATAGGCATGCACAGCACGGATGACCGTGCACAGCCCATTATGCGTCCTTGGATTCCTCTTCGGTTTCCTTCTCCGCTTTCTCGTCGGCCTTCTCTTCTTCTTTCTTCTCTTCCTTTGCGTCGGCCGGCTTCTCGTCAGCCTTCGCATCGTCGGCCTTCTTCTCGTCGGCCTTCTTCTCATCGGCCTTCTTCTCATCGGCCTTTTTGTCGTCAGGCTTCCTGTCTTCCGACTTGCCGTCCTTGCCGCGATCCTGCATGGCGAAAGCGAGGCGATCCTGCTTGGCTTTGAGTTCGCGGGCATCGAGAGTCAGCGTCAGGAAGCGCATCACGTTCTCATCCAGCGTCAGAAAACGCTCGACCTTTTCGATGATGCGGCCTTCGGCCTGGAACTCGACGGTGATGTAGTAACCGTTATGTTTTTTGGAAATCGGGTAGGCGAGACGACGGCGGCCGATATGCTCGGTGTTGACGAGTTCCCCACCGTTTTTCACGATGGTATCCTCGGCCATCTTGACCGTGTTTTCAATCTGTCCATCATCCAATCCCGGATTGACGATGAACGTACATTCATAGTAGCGTTTCATAGGAAAAGCGCCCTGTGGACTGTGAAACAAAAGGCCCGGCGGCGCAACAGCGCCGCCGAGCAGGGACATACATTCTAAAGAACAACTTCCGTTTTATTTCGCGAGATGTGCGATCAACGGAGCAATCACTAAAGATACGATGGACATCAATTTTATCAAAATGTTCATCGCGGGACCGGAGGTATCCTTGAACGGATCGCCTACAGTATCACCGACGACAGTAGCTTTGTGCACATCGGAGTTTTTTCCGCCGAGGTTCCCCATTTCGACATATTTCTTCGCGTTATCCCATGCACCACCGGCGTTCGCCATAAACAGTGCCATGAGCACACCCGTGACGGTTGCGCCGGCGAGCAGTCCGCCCAGCGCTTCGGGTCCAAGCACAAAGCCAACAACAACCGGTGCAATAACCGCGGTCAAACCGGGGAGTACCATTTCGCGCAGCGCGGCTTTCGTGGAAATATCCACACATCGCGCGGCATCGGGTTTGGCTTTTCCTTCCATCAGTCCGGGAATCTCCTTGAACTGGCGGCGCACTTCTTCCACCATGCTGAAGGCGGCCTTACCGACGGAGGTCATGGTCATGGCAGCGATTGCAAACGGCAGCAGTCCGCCGATCAGCAATCCGATAACTGTGGTGTGATCCAATATATTGATGGTAAACACCGCCTCGTTGCCCATGGCAACATTGATGGTGCTGGAGTACGCGGTGAACAGTGCGAGGGCGGTCAGCGCTGCAGAGCCGATTGCAAAGCCCTTGCCCATGGCCGCGGTTGTGTTCCCGAGGGAATCGAGCGTGTCGGTGATTTTGCGGACCTCCTTGCCGAGCATGGCCATTTCGGAAATACCGCCGGCGTTGTCGGCGATGGGACCGTATGCATCGACGGACAT is a window of bacterium DNA encoding:
- a CDS encoding single-stranded DNA-binding protein — encoded protein: MADLKMPELNYVLIVGNLTKDPVFRTTSNNTPVVNFSIASNRRYKDRNNNWQEDVCYIGIVAWNKLAESCNQRLRKGSAVLVEGELQTRNWRTEDGSHRSILEVKARRIQFLNKFQRHNGNGHDHHEFSEGEDDDHLFVFDGDDSFFNLDADSFSRSGDDS
- a CDS encoding 2-oxoacid:acceptor oxidoreductase subunit alpha; amino-acid sequence: MATTVETADGKKTKSVQYIEVDEVTIRFAGDSGDGMQLTGNQFTSTTAQLGNDLSTFPDYPSEIRAPAGTLYGVSGFQIHFSSKAIHTPGDRFDTLVAMNPAALKVNLKLLHEGGNIIVNTDAFDAKNLKLAKYDTSPLEDNSLKGYKVFPVPITTLTTAALEDTGLSKKDMMRSKNFFALGLLYWMYNRPMDQTLEWIQQKFGKLPAVADANTKALKAGYNFGNITETFTVQYEVRPAELPAGTYRNVTGNEATALGMVAATQKAGLPGFLGSYPITPASEILQELSHQKRFNFRTFQAEDEIAGICTAIGASYGGSLAFTTTSGPGMALKTEAIGLALMVELPLVIINVQRGGPSTGLPTKTEQSDLYQAILGRNGEAPVPVIAACSPAGCFYGAFEAARLAIKYMTPVILLTDGYIANGSEPWLIPNAEDLPDISVPFATDPENFKPYVRDEHLSRPWAVPGMEGFEHRIGGLEKQHITGNVSHDPANHQFMVEMRDRKVANIANDIPDQTVFGADEGELAIVGWGGTYGAIRSAVERLQSDGKSVAHIHVKHLNPFPKNLGDMLRRYKKVLIPELNLGQLAFLLRAQYRIDTITYSKVQGLPFTPGEIEDKANEILKSI
- the rplI gene encoding 50S ribosomal protein L9, with the translated sequence MKVILRQNIETLGNMGEVVSVKDGYARNYLLPRGMAYVATEGNMQVLEQERKRLQVKMNRELKDAESLAAELEKHENAITIPMQVGEEDKLFGSVTKEMIAEKLAEKGFNIDRRKIEIDEPIKVLGIYTVKIKLHTNVMAKVKVWVTRLES
- the rpsF gene encoding 30S ribosomal protein S6, with amino-acid sequence MKRYYECTFIVNPGLDDGQIENTVKMAEDTIVKNGGELVNTEHIGRRRLAYPISKKHNGYYITVEFQAEGRIIEKVERFLTLDENVMRFLTLTLDARELKAKQDRLAFAMQDRGKDGKSEDRKPDDKKADEKKADEKKADEKKADDAKADEKPADAKEEKKEEEKADEKAEKETEEESKDA
- a CDS encoding 2-oxoacid:ferredoxin oxidoreductase subunit beta — protein: MSNEEATKEQLDDQVKKLTPKDLASDQDVRWCPGCGDYSMLSQLQRTLPEIGVKKEDIAVIAGIGCSSRFPYYMSTYGFHGIHGRALAIASGLKAGHPKLSVWVSTGDGDCLSIGGNHFIHALRRNVDINVMMFNNRIYALTKGQYSPTSQHGQKTKTSPQGVIDHPFNPVLIALGAEGTFVARSMDRDPKHLKEMLLRMAQHKGTSFIDLLQNCVIFNDKAYDIYTNKETRGDNTVLLEHGKPLVFGNNRDKGIRLDGFRPQIVSLDDYSESDLLVHDEKSKELAFILGHMNDQPDFPMPLGVFLDIERPTYEEELDKHVQLAIEKEGAGDLNALLHNGATWEIEGNGK